A genomic region of Prosthecobacter algae contains the following coding sequences:
- a CDS encoding nucleotidyltransferase has translation MHNGCVAVFGELLNPMEPSFEKLLVRLADHDVQFIVVGGVAVALQGYMRMTEDVDILIEASTQNVSRLLDALSDYGEGFARELSMDDFTDEEGAIRVVEESEYCQIDIFTRMTGLYYSDLLPDAGTLEIGDRIVRYASKAALIRLKSTSVREKDRLDVIALERLK, from the coding sequence ATGCACAACGGCTGCGTGGCGGTGTTTGGCGAACTCCTGAATCCGATGGAACCCTCATTCGAAAAACTGTTGGTGCGCCTCGCTGATCACGATGTTCAATTCATCGTCGTCGGTGGAGTGGCCGTGGCCCTTCAAGGCTACATGCGAATGACGGAGGATGTGGATATTCTCATCGAGGCAAGCACTCAAAATGTATCCCGCTTGCTCGATGCACTGTCGGATTATGGCGAGGGATTTGCCCGTGAACTATCCATGGATGACTTCACGGATGAAGAAGGAGCTATTCGTGTAGTGGAAGAATCTGAATACTGCCAAATTGATATCTTCACTCGCATGACGGGTCTGTATTACAGCGACCTACTTCCCGATGCTGGCACTTTGGAAATCGGAGATCGCATTGTTCGTTACGCTTCTAAAGCGGCCCTGATCCGGCTCAAATCGACCTCAGTCAGGGAAAAGGATCGGTTAGATGTCATCGCCCTGGAACGATTGAAATGA
- a CDS encoding aspartate kinase produces the protein MALIVQKYGGTSVGNPERIRNCARRILETQRAGHQVVAVVSAMSGVTDNLIRLAKEVSLEQDPSEREMDVLLSTGEQTTIALTAMAINALGGKAVSLTGAQAGISTDRMHTKARIVNITPDAVHKMLDEGNIVMLAGFQGETASGEITTLGRGGSDLTAIAMAAAIKADLCQIYTDVDGVYTCDPRVVKCATKIEEISYDEMLEMASSGSKVMQSRSVEFAKKFGVRFEVRSSLNNNPGTLVKEETPGMESVVVRGVSLERNQAKITIDDVPDRPGISSVIFGAIAGANIMIDMIVQNVSFDGETDISFTLSAADLPKAEKALREILSTLGDKVTLRTESGVAKLSVVGIGMRSHSGVAAKMFKALADVSVNILMISTSEIKTAVIVQEADIENASRAVHTAFGLDAA, from the coding sequence ATGGCCCTCATTGTCCAGAAATACGGCGGTACCTCCGTCGGCAATCCAGAACGCATCCGGAACTGCGCACGCCGCATTCTGGAAACTCAGCGTGCTGGCCACCAGGTCGTCGCCGTCGTCTCCGCCATGTCGGGCGTGACGGATAACCTCATCCGCCTGGCCAAAGAAGTGTCCCTTGAGCAGGACCCCAGCGAGCGTGAAATGGACGTCCTCCTTTCCACCGGAGAGCAGACCACCATCGCCCTCACCGCCATGGCCATCAATGCCCTGGGAGGCAAAGCCGTCTCCCTCACTGGAGCGCAGGCCGGCATCTCCACGGACCGCATGCATACGAAGGCACGCATCGTCAACATCACGCCCGATGCCGTGCATAAGATGCTGGATGAAGGCAACATCGTCATGCTGGCAGGCTTTCAGGGTGAAACCGCCAGTGGCGAGATCACCACGCTGGGCCGTGGCGGCAGTGACCTCACCGCCATCGCCATGGCCGCCGCCATCAAGGCCGACCTCTGCCAGATTTACACCGATGTGGACGGCGTGTACACCTGTGACCCTCGCGTGGTGAAGTGTGCGACTAAGATCGAAGAAATCAGTTATGACGAGATGCTGGAAATGGCCAGCAGCGGCAGCAAAGTGATGCAGAGCCGGAGCGTCGAGTTTGCGAAAAAATTTGGCGTGCGCTTCGAAGTGCGTAGCAGCCTCAACAACAACCCAGGAACCCTCGTGAAAGAAGAAACCCCCGGTATGGAATCCGTCGTCGTGCGCGGCGTCAGCCTTGAGCGCAATCAGGCCAAGATCACCATTGACGATGTGCCAGATCGCCCGGGCATCTCGTCCGTCATCTTTGGTGCCATCGCCGGTGCTAACATCATGATCGACATGATCGTGCAGAACGTCTCTTTCGATGGCGAAACGGACATCTCCTTCACCCTCAGCGCTGCAGACCTGCCGAAGGCCGAGAAAGCCCTGCGCGAGATCCTTTCCACCCTCGGTGACAAAGTGACCCTGCGAACCGAGTCTGGAGTGGCCAAACTTAGCGTGGTCGGCATCGGGATGCGCAGCCACAGTGGTGTCGCCGCCAAAATGTTCAAAGCCCTGGCCGACGTCAGCGTGAACATCCTCATGATCTCCACCAGTGAGATCAAGACCGCCGTCATCGTCCAGGAGGCCGATATTGAAAACGCTTCCCGTGCCGTGCATACCGCCTTCGGTCTGGATGCAGCCTGA
- a CDS encoding protein adenylyltransferase SelO gives MNESPLSSADAGWRLEHSYAQLPALFHSLAKPTAVATPRLTIFNHALAHELGLKPELLDRPEAAALFTGNELPPGAHPIAQAYAGHQFGNFTTLGDGRAILLGEQITPSGARFDIQLKGPGPTRYSRRGDGRAALGPMLREYIISEAMHALRIPTTRSLAVATTGEAVYRPQPLPGAVLTRVAASHIRVGTFEWAAANQDKTALKALADYTLARHDPALAGEDSPYLAWLHAVIGRQASLIAQWLHVGFIHGVMNTDNMALSGETIDYGPCAFMDAYDPGAVFSSIDHHGRYAYGNQAPIAQWNLARLAEALLPLLHPDEKQAIDLANAALESFRSRFDEAWLAGMRKKLGLFNEETEDKALADTLLSWMHTQEADYTNTFRALSATVGVKNHLTNDASFSDWLSQWKLRLTRQPQSATDVTTLMQAHNPAFIPRNHKVEEALAAAMQNEDLSVMQRLLQVLATPYDHRVDLPEYSQPQPAEDYRTFCGT, from the coding sequence ATGAACGAGTCCCCTCTTTCCTCCGCCGACGCTGGCTGGCGTTTGGAACACAGCTATGCGCAGCTTCCCGCGCTGTTTCACTCCCTGGCTAAACCGACGGCAGTCGCCACACCGCGCCTAACCATTTTTAATCACGCCTTGGCACATGAGCTAGGCTTGAAACCCGAGCTGCTGGATCGGCCGGAGGCGGCGGCACTTTTTACGGGCAATGAATTGCCTCCTGGGGCCCACCCCATCGCCCAAGCCTATGCGGGGCATCAGTTTGGCAACTTCACCACGCTGGGAGATGGACGCGCCATTTTGTTAGGCGAGCAAATCACGCCGAGTGGGGCGCGGTTCGACATCCAGCTTAAAGGTCCCGGTCCCACCCGCTATTCGCGACGGGGAGATGGCCGCGCTGCGCTGGGGCCGATGCTCCGTGAATACATCATCAGCGAGGCCATGCACGCTCTGCGTATCCCCACCACGCGCAGCCTCGCTGTGGCTACGACGGGGGAGGCGGTGTATCGCCCGCAGCCCCTGCCGGGGGCGGTTCTCACTCGGGTAGCGGCCAGTCACATTCGTGTGGGGACCTTTGAGTGGGCTGCGGCGAATCAAGACAAAACCGCGCTGAAGGCCCTGGCTGACTACACTTTGGCACGGCACGACCCGGCGCTGGCGGGTGAGGATTCGCCTTATCTAGCTTGGCTCCATGCCGTCATTGGACGTCAGGCCTCCCTCATCGCCCAGTGGCTGCATGTGGGCTTCATCCATGGCGTGATGAATACGGACAACATGGCCCTCTCGGGCGAGACGATCGACTATGGCCCCTGTGCTTTCATGGACGCCTATGATCCCGGCGCAGTCTTCAGTTCCATTGATCATCATGGCCGATATGCTTATGGCAATCAGGCCCCCATCGCCCAGTGGAATCTGGCCCGGCTTGCGGAGGCGCTTTTACCCCTGCTGCACCCCGATGAAAAGCAGGCCATTGATCTGGCCAATGCCGCGCTGGAAAGCTTCCGCAGCCGCTTCGATGAGGCCTGGCTCGCCGGCATGAGGAAGAAGCTAGGCCTGTTCAATGAAGAAACCGAAGACAAGGCCCTGGCGGATACCCTGCTGAGCTGGATGCACACGCAGGAAGCCGACTACACCAACACCTTCCGCGCTCTCTCCGCGACCGTCGGGGTGAAAAACCACCTAACCAATGATGCATCTTTTTCAGACTGGCTGTCTCAATGGAAACTGCGGTTAACTCGGCAGCCACAATCTGCCACTGATGTGACGACCTTGATGCAAGCGCACAACCCCGCCTTTATCCCGCGCAATCACAAGGTGGAAGAGGCCCTGGCAGCCGCCATGCAAAACGAGGACCTCAGCGTCATGCAGCGACTGCTCCAAGTGCTGGCCACGCCTTATGATCACCGCGTGGACTTACCCGAATACAGCCAACCGCAGCCAGCGGAAGATTACCGCACCTTTTGCGGCACCTAA
- a CDS encoding prolyl oligopeptidase family serine peptidase, producing MIRPLFTSLLALTMTASLSAAELTPQTFAGEVSLKVGYSYLLTLPEGYETDTAKKWPLLVFLHGAGERGSDLELLKKHGPPKLMAAGKKFEAIVVCPQVPTANIWNEHGVKALTDEIIRTHRVDTSRLYLTGISMGGFGTWDTALAYPDTYAAIAPICGGAGVGFVMAERIKDLPCWIFHGDKDGAVSVDFSTRMHSALQKVGSSAKLTIYPGVGHDSWTQTYNNEEFWNWLFAQKKP from the coding sequence ATGATCCGTCCTCTTTTCACCAGCCTGCTGGCCCTCACCATGACCGCCTCCCTTTCCGCTGCGGAACTGACCCCGCAGACCTTTGCAGGCGAGGTCTCCCTCAAGGTTGGCTATTCCTACCTTCTCACACTGCCGGAAGGTTATGAGACCGATACCGCCAAAAAATGGCCTCTGCTCGTCTTCCTTCATGGCGCGGGCGAGCGTGGCAGCGATCTGGAACTGCTCAAAAAACACGGCCCGCCGAAGCTCATGGCCGCAGGTAAAAAGTTCGAGGCCATCGTGGTCTGCCCCCAGGTGCCGACTGCCAACATCTGGAATGAGCACGGGGTGAAAGCCCTCACGGATGAGATCATCCGCACGCATCGCGTGGACACTTCCCGCCTCTACCTCACTGGCATCAGCATGGGTGGATTTGGCACCTGGGATACGGCACTGGCCTACCCGGATACGTATGCCGCCATCGCCCCCATTTGCGGTGGTGCCGGAGTCGGGTTCGTGATGGCCGAACGGATCAAAGACCTGCCTTGCTGGATCTTCCACGGCGACAAAGACGGTGCCGTCTCGGTGGATTTCTCCACCAGAATGCACAGTGCCCTGCAAAAGGTAGGCAGCTCGGCAAAGCTAACCATCTATCCAGGTGTCGGCCACGATTCCTGGACACAAACCTACAACAACGAGGAATTCTGGAACTGGCTCTTCGCGCAGAAGAAACCTTGA
- a CDS encoding L,D-transpeptidase — protein sequence MRNFSRLVCAWLAVAGLPFFVLKAAAQDGGPVPKDRNTILQLQIFLDKHLFGPGKLDGAVGEFTYKAVVNYNFANGHSDLYDWEPALKAATKEVPVIFAAFKIRSDLEKFVNPKLPEKPEEQVKHPYMAYRSYVELVAERFHTDESFLAKCNPELDMAKLTPGDVVVVPNVRSFRIEEVKPLQSFGKDPALSNHTIVVDTTERMAAVYTSDEKLLAAFPITPGKPEFIPVGTWSVKTMMTTPSFRYDKQFLEAGVRGKEAYQLPPGPNSPVGIFWCGLSKSGIGLHGTANPRTIGRSQSAGCVRLANWDAIRLPTLVRPDSRVIVR from the coding sequence ATGCGAAATTTCTCCCGACTTGTTTGTGCTTGGCTGGCCGTGGCCGGGCTGCCGTTCTTTGTCCTGAAAGCCGCAGCCCAGGATGGGGGGCCAGTGCCGAAAGACCGTAACACGATTCTGCAGTTGCAGATCTTTTTGGACAAACACCTCTTTGGTCCTGGAAAACTGGACGGGGCGGTGGGGGAGTTCACTTATAAGGCGGTGGTGAATTACAATTTCGCCAACGGCCATTCGGATCTCTATGACTGGGAGCCTGCCCTGAAAGCGGCCACGAAGGAGGTGCCGGTGATTTTTGCGGCCTTCAAGATCCGCAGCGACCTGGAAAAGTTTGTGAATCCGAAGCTGCCAGAAAAGCCTGAAGAACAGGTGAAGCACCCCTACATGGCCTACCGCAGCTATGTCGAACTCGTGGCGGAACGCTTTCACACGGACGAGAGCTTCCTGGCCAAGTGCAATCCGGAGCTGGACATGGCCAAGCTGACACCGGGAGACGTGGTGGTGGTGCCGAATGTGCGCTCCTTTCGCATCGAGGAAGTGAAACCCCTACAGAGCTTTGGCAAAGACCCTGCATTGAGCAATCACACCATCGTGGTGGACACGACCGAACGCATGGCGGCGGTTTATACCAGCGACGAAAAACTCCTGGCCGCCTTTCCCATCACTCCGGGTAAACCGGAGTTCATTCCGGTAGGCACCTGGAGTGTGAAAACGATGATGACCACCCCTAGTTTCCGTTATGACAAGCAGTTCCTGGAAGCTGGAGTGAGAGGCAAGGAAGCCTATCAACTGCCCCCTGGACCGAACAGTCCGGTGGGTATCTTTTGGTGCGGACTCAGCAAGTCAGGCATTGGCCTGCATGGCACGGCAAATCCCCGCACCATCGGGCGTAGCCAGAGCGCAGGCTGTGTGAGGTTGGCGAACTGGGACGCCATCCGACTGCCCACTTTGGTCCGGCCAGATTCGCGGGTGATCGTGAGGTAG
- a CDS encoding acetylxylan esterase: MKARLLLPCLLFLTASASGMDTARPMRDLNGYFPFTPVADAEAWQTRRAEIEKRVLLANGLWPMPEKTPLKATIHGRVERDDYTIDRVFFESLPGHYVTGSLYLPKKHSGKIPGILCPHGHWPDGRFMDVGAGSEAMKKQIETGAEERESAARSPLQARCVHLARMGCAAFHYDTLGNADSIQFPLHRHGAGQTGFLSPQADLRLQTYLGLHTWNSVRALDFLLSLEGIDPDRIGCTGASGGGTQTMMITGIDQRIKAAFPCVMVSTAMQGGCTCENSHYLRIGQGNVDIAALTAPRPLGITAADDWTKEVATKGLPDLKDLYAKLGVPDKVTAHIATQFPHNYNLPSRLAMYEFFNQHFQLGQKSPIQERDFTFSTKADMTVWTAEHPAPTGEAVGEAHEKAVCDWMTAQDEKNITALIQKDDPTALRNIVGEAWKTIVGRLQPTPQEVAYEMVKKEEKADHFILQGRIQNNREEETLHAVFLYPKNWQGEATLWLSLKGSDSVLTAAGPTPAAQKLLDQGIAIACPDLYLRGMEEQPKAGDNLKAKANDFREFSGYTFGYNPTLLARRVHDAMTMVTMMQNQEKYPVKQLKIHGLEGAGPIALVTGTVLALDGVTADLEGFRFADLKSPWDVNFVPGAVKYGDVDALLKLTKE, from the coding sequence ATGAAAGCCCGGCTCCTGCTCCCCTGCCTCCTTTTCCTCACGGCCTCCGCTTCCGGCATGGATACTGCACGACCGATGCGGGATCTGAATGGCTACTTTCCCTTTACCCCGGTGGCGGATGCGGAGGCCTGGCAAACGCGGCGGGCGGAGATCGAAAAACGCGTGCTGCTGGCCAATGGCCTGTGGCCGATGCCGGAAAAGACGCCGCTGAAGGCCACCATCCATGGTCGGGTGGAGCGGGATGACTACACGATTGATCGCGTATTTTTTGAAAGCCTGCCCGGCCACTACGTCACCGGCAGCCTGTATTTGCCCAAAAAGCACAGCGGCAAAATCCCCGGCATCCTGTGCCCGCATGGCCACTGGCCGGATGGCCGCTTCATGGACGTAGGTGCGGGCAGTGAGGCGATGAAAAAACAGATCGAAACAGGGGCTGAGGAGCGCGAATCTGCCGCCCGTTCCCCGCTCCAGGCGCGCTGTGTCCACCTGGCCCGCATGGGCTGCGCGGCCTTCCATTACGATACTCTGGGCAATGCCGACTCCATCCAATTTCCACTCCATCGCCACGGCGCGGGGCAGACCGGTTTCCTCAGCCCACAGGCAGATCTGCGCCTACAGACCTACCTTGGCCTGCACACCTGGAACAGCGTGCGCGCGCTAGATTTCCTGCTGAGTCTAGAGGGCATCGACCCGGACCGCATCGGCTGCACGGGGGCCAGCGGGGGCGGCACCCAGACGATGATGATCACGGGCATTGACCAACGGATCAAAGCGGCCTTCCCCTGCGTGATGGTCTCCACTGCCATGCAGGGCGGCTGCACCTGTGAAAACAGCCACTACCTGCGCATCGGCCAGGGGAATGTGGACATCGCCGCGCTCACCGCCCCGCGCCCGCTGGGCATCACCGCTGCCGATGATTGGACAAAGGAAGTGGCCACCAAAGGCCTGCCAGATCTGAAGGATCTTTATGCCAAACTCGGCGTGCCAGACAAGGTCACCGCCCACATCGCCACCCAGTTTCCGCACAACTACAATCTGCCCTCCCGGTTGGCGATGTATGAGTTCTTCAATCAACACTTTCAGCTCGGCCAAAAAAGCCCCATTCAAGAGCGCGACTTCACCTTTTCTACCAAGGCCGACATGACCGTCTGGACTGCCGAGCACCCTGCCCCCACGGGCGAGGCGGTGGGAGAGGCCCATGAAAAAGCCGTCTGCGACTGGATGACGGCGCAGGATGAAAAGAACATTACCGCCCTCATCCAGAAGGACGATCCCACCGCGCTGCGCAACATCGTGGGCGAAGCCTGGAAGACCATCGTGGGCCGCCTCCAGCCCACCCCGCAGGAAGTCGCCTATGAGATGGTGAAAAAGGAAGAAAAGGCCGATCACTTCATCCTCCAAGGTCGCATCCAAAACAACCGCGAAGAGGAAACCTTGCACGCTGTTTTCCTCTACCCGAAAAACTGGCAGGGCGAGGCCACCCTGTGGCTGAGCCTCAAGGGCAGCGACTCCGTCCTCACTGCCGCAGGCCCCACCCCCGCCGCCCAGAAGCTACTGGATCAAGGTATCGCCATCGCCTGCCCGGACCTCTACCTGCGCGGCATGGAGGAGCAGCCCAAGGCGGGTGACAATCTGAAGGCCAAAGCCAACGACTTCCGTGAATTCAGCGGTTACACCTTTGGTTATAATCCCACCCTCCTGGCCCGCCGTGTGCACGATGCCATGACCATGGTGACCATGATGCAGAACCAGGAAAAGTATCCCGTGAAGCAGCTCAAAATCCACGGCCTGGAAGGCGCGGGCCCCATCGCCCTGGTCACCGGCACCGTCCTCGCGCTAGATGGCGTCACTGCGGACCTGGAAGGCTTCCGCTTCGCCGATTTGAAGTCCCCCTGGGATGTGAATTTCGTCCCCGGTGCCGTCAAATATGGCGATGTGGACGCCCTGCTGAAGCTGACGAAGGAGTGA
- a CDS encoding TerC family protein: MFPLFDSILAFLPSSADLASAVPAILMLIVIEGLLSVDNALAIAAMANHLPEKQKYLALKLGIIGAYLFRGICMFFAAWIIENPWLKICGAAYLVYLMSEHFTGAGDEDNDGNKDSPNQRGLWATVIGIELMDLSLSVDNVVAAVAIDPRLWVVCTGVFIGILALRFVAGACIKLLEKFPILADTAFVLIGYVGGILVFELLSDPTTSFQVFEGPVHVGPARKFVGIVLILGISILYAKVPAVQVALKPLFKALHVPMKIIAMTVGLILKVIFLPFTLIMSLFKSKAVAETTPPPAM, from the coding sequence ATGTTTCCCCTCTTCGATTCCATTCTCGCTTTCCTGCCTTCGTCAGCCGACCTCGCGTCCGCAGTACCAGCCATTTTGATGCTGATCGTTATCGAGGGACTTCTGAGTGTGGACAACGCCTTGGCCATTGCCGCCATGGCCAACCATCTTCCCGAGAAACAGAAGTATCTGGCCCTGAAACTGGGCATCATTGGGGCCTATCTTTTTCGCGGCATCTGCATGTTTTTTGCCGCATGGATCATCGAAAACCCATGGCTCAAGATCTGTGGTGCGGCCTATCTCGTTTATCTGATGAGCGAGCACTTCACCGGTGCTGGCGATGAAGACAACGATGGCAACAAAGATAGTCCCAACCAGCGCGGTCTCTGGGCCACTGTCATTGGCATTGAGCTGATGGACCTCAGCCTTAGCGTGGACAATGTGGTGGCCGCAGTGGCGATTGACCCCCGTCTCTGGGTCGTCTGTACCGGCGTTTTCATCGGCATCCTGGCCCTCCGTTTTGTTGCCGGGGCCTGCATCAAGCTGCTGGAGAAATTCCCCATTCTGGCCGATACGGCCTTTGTCCTCATCGGCTACGTAGGCGGCATCCTCGTCTTTGAATTGCTCAGCGATCCTACCACCAGCTTCCAGGTTTTTGAGGGGCCTGTCCATGTGGGGCCTGCCCGCAAATTTGTCGGGATTGTCCTCATCCTCGGAATCTCCATTCTGTATGCCAAAGTACCTGCCGTGCAGGTGGCTCTGAAGCCGCTCTTCAAAGCTCTCCACGTGCCAATGAAGATCATCGCCATGACCGTGGGTCTCATTCTGAAGGTCATCTTTCTGCCCTTCACCTTGATCATGAGCCTGTTCAAATCCAAAGCCGTCGCCGAAACGACCCCGCCGCCGGCGATGTGA
- the clpB gene encoding ATP-dependent chaperone ClpB gives MSPEKFTVKLQEAFNASQSVATRHGHQEVKPAHLLSALLDQEGGITKPLLEKAAVNPEKATQLPEQLAQLLNRQPKVTGATGSLYLSSEFRDLMTKAEDEQKKLKDDFLSVEHVLLALFKAKSEVSDLLKQAGLTYDTVSKALTAVRGSQRVVDHDPEGKYQTLEKYGTDLTARAKQGKIDPVIGRDEEIRRVMQVLSRRTKNNPVLIGEPGVGKTAIAEGLARRIVAGDVPDSLKGKRLISMDLGGMMAGAKFRGEFEERLKAFLKEVTSSEGEIILFIDELHTIVGAGKAEGAMDAGNLLKPQLARGELRCIGATTLDEYRKYIEKDPALERRFQPVLVGEPSVEDTIAILRGLKERYEVHHGVRIQDGAIIAAATLSNRYITDRFLPDKAIDLVDEAASRIKIELDSMPTEIDVIERQVMQGEMERQVLKKEIDPASKTRLEKLEKEIANLKEQSSALKAQWLKEKETVDAGRKVKEEIDRLRTELEQAQRRGDFSRAGEIQYGLIPDLEKKLQNESLTETPDKPKAQPTLLREEVTEDDIARVVANWTGIPVSRLQEGERSKLVKMEERLADRVIGQRDAIVAVSNAVRRARAGIQDENRPIGSFLFLGPTGVGKTELCKALAEFLFDDDNAMTRIDMSEYMEKHSVSRLIGAPPGYVGYDEGGQLTEAVRRRPYSVVLFDEVEKAHPDVFNSLLQVLDDGRITDGQGRTVDFKNTVIIMTSNIGSNAIQDVNNAEQRDALVRESLKQFFRPEFLNRIDEIVIFDRLDAAQLDKIVKIQLQRVITRLAKQNIHLTVTDETTRYLADAGFDPVYGARPLKRAIQKHLLDPLSLAVLEGGFKDGDVIIATMKDGKPVFEKG, from the coding sequence ATGTCTCCTGAAAAATTTACCGTTAAGCTCCAAGAGGCCTTCAACGCCTCGCAGTCTGTGGCTACTCGCCATGGGCATCAAGAAGTCAAACCTGCCCACCTCCTTTCCGCGCTGCTGGATCAGGAAGGGGGCATCACCAAGCCGTTGCTGGAAAAGGCAGCGGTCAATCCTGAAAAGGCCACGCAACTCCCTGAGCAACTAGCTCAACTGCTGAACCGCCAACCCAAGGTCACGGGGGCAACGGGTAGTCTTTACCTGTCCAGCGAGTTCCGAGATCTGATGACCAAGGCGGAAGATGAGCAGAAGAAACTCAAGGATGACTTCCTCAGTGTGGAGCACGTCCTCCTGGCCCTGTTCAAGGCCAAGTCCGAGGTGTCCGATCTGCTGAAGCAGGCGGGCCTCACTTATGACACCGTTTCCAAAGCCCTCACCGCCGTGCGGGGCAGCCAACGTGTGGTGGACCATGACCCGGAAGGCAAATACCAGACCCTGGAAAAATACGGTACCGACCTCACCGCCCGTGCGAAGCAAGGCAAGATTGATCCTGTCATCGGTCGAGATGAGGAGATCCGCCGAGTGATGCAGGTGCTGAGCCGTCGCACGAAAAACAATCCTGTGCTCATCGGTGAACCCGGTGTGGGTAAGACGGCCATCGCCGAAGGCCTGGCCCGCCGTATCGTGGCTGGGGACGTGCCGGATTCCCTGAAAGGCAAACGTCTCATCAGTATGGATCTGGGCGGCATGATGGCAGGGGCCAAGTTCCGTGGCGAGTTCGAAGAACGCCTGAAAGCCTTCCTCAAGGAAGTCACCAGCAGTGAGGGAGAAATCATCCTTTTCATTGATGAGCTGCACACCATCGTGGGTGCAGGCAAGGCGGAAGGGGCCATGGATGCGGGCAACCTGCTGAAGCCTCAATTGGCCCGTGGGGAGCTGCGCTGCATCGGCGCGACCACGCTGGATGAATACCGCAAATACATCGAAAAAGACCCCGCGCTGGAGCGTCGCTTTCAACCTGTACTGGTGGGTGAGCCGAGTGTGGAGGACACCATCGCTATCCTGCGTGGTTTGAAGGAACGTTATGAGGTGCACCACGGTGTGCGCATTCAGGACGGGGCCATCATTGCTGCTGCCACGCTGAGCAACCGCTACATCACGGATCGCTTCCTGCCGGACAAGGCCATTGACCTGGTGGATGAAGCCGCTAGCCGCATCAAGATTGAGCTGGATTCCATGCCTACAGAGATTGACGTCATCGAACGCCAAGTCATGCAGGGCGAAATGGAGCGTCAGGTTTTAAAAAAGGAAATAGATCCAGCCAGCAAGACCCGCCTGGAAAAGCTGGAGAAGGAAATCGCCAATCTCAAAGAACAATCCTCGGCCCTGAAAGCCCAATGGCTGAAGGAGAAGGAAACCGTGGACGCCGGCCGCAAGGTGAAGGAGGAGATTGATCGCCTGAGAACCGAACTGGAGCAAGCCCAGCGCCGAGGCGACTTCAGCCGCGCTGGGGAGATCCAGTATGGTCTCATCCCGGATCTGGAGAAGAAGCTTCAAAACGAGTCGCTCACCGAGACTCCTGATAAACCCAAGGCCCAACCCACATTGCTCCGCGAAGAAGTCACCGAGGACGACATCGCCCGTGTGGTGGCCAACTGGACGGGCATTCCTGTCTCTCGCCTGCAAGAGGGAGAGCGCTCCAAGCTAGTGAAGATGGAGGAACGTCTGGCAGATCGTGTCATCGGCCAGCGGGATGCCATCGTGGCGGTGTCCAATGCCGTGCGCCGTGCCCGTGCGGGCATCCAGGATGAGAATCGCCCCATCGGCAGCTTCCTCTTCCTAGGCCCCACCGGCGTGGGCAAGACTGAGCTGTGCAAGGCCCTGGCTGAGTTCCTCTTCGATGATGACAACGCCATGACCCGCATCGACATGAGCGAGTACATGGAGAAGCACAGCGTCAGTCGCCTGATCGGTGCGCCTCCCGGTTACGTGGGGTATGACGAAGGTGGCCAGCTCACCGAGGCCGTGCGCCGCCGCCCTTACAGCGTGGTGCTGTTTGACGAGGTGGAAAAGGCCCACCCCGACGTGTTCAACAGCCTGCTGCAAGTGCTGGATGATGGCCGCATCACCGACGGTCAGGGCCGCACCGTGGACTTCAAAAATACGGTCATCATCATGACCAGCAACATCGGCAGCAACGCCATTCAGGACGTGAACAATGCCGAGCAACGCGACGCCCTGGTGCGTGAGTCGCTCAAGCAATTCTTCCGCCCCGAGTTCCTCAATCGTATTGATGAAATCGTCATCTTTGATCGCCTGGATGCCGCCCAGCTCGACAAGATCGTGAAGATCCAGCTTCAGCGTGTGATCACTCGTTTGGCCAAACAAAACATCCACCTCACCGTCACGGATGAGACCACCCGTTACCTGGCCGACGCTGGTTTTGATCCGGTCTATGGAGCCCGCCCGCTGAAGCGTGCCATCCAGAAACATCTGCTGGACCCGCTAAGCTTGGCAGTGCTGGAAGGCGGCTTCAAGGATGGCGATGTTATCATCGCCACGATGAAGGATGGGAAGCCTGTGTTTGAGAAAGGGTAA
- a CDS encoding lipocalin family protein, giving the protein MKTFYYLLAAACLFSFTSCSTAVKQPPLKTVAHVDLPRYMGDWYVFAHIPYSLEKGKVGTLDRYTPRPDGKMDNIFLFRKGSLDAPLQQWKGKAWVHNKETNAEWRVQLLWPFRIPYLIIDLDPDYQWSVIGYPNRKLAWVLSRKPSLDEATYQGILKRLEAQGYDRAKLVKVPQNLH; this is encoded by the coding sequence GTGAAAACTTTTTACTACCTGCTCGCTGCGGCGTGCCTGTTTTCTTTCACCTCATGCTCCACCGCCGTGAAACAGCCCCCACTCAAAACCGTCGCCCACGTGGATCTGCCACGTTACATGGGGGACTGGTATGTCTTTGCCCACATTCCCTACTCGCTTGAAAAAGGCAAGGTGGGCACGCTGGATCGTTACACCCCACGACCGGATGGAAAGATGGACAACATCTTTCTCTTTCGCAAAGGTTCATTAGACGCCCCGCTCCAGCAGTGGAAAGGCAAGGCCTGGGTGCACAATAAAGAAACGAATGCCGAATGGCGCGTGCAGCTCCTGTGGCCCTTTCGCATCCCCTACCTGATCATTGATTTGGACCCCGATTATCAGTGGAGTGTCATTGGTTATCCCAATCGCAAGCTGGCCTGGGTGCTGAGCCGGAAGCCCAGCCTGGATGAGGCGACTTACCAGGGCATCCTGAAACGTTTGGAGGCCCAGGGTTATGACCGGGCGAAGCTGGTGAAGGTGCCGCAAAATCTTCACTGA